gactgaaaatcacttaaatttttttctttagagtcaaaatctttttactatttttacaatgaatgaatgacaagtctagctaggaggttttccacgaacaccagagtttgcgctatgtggctatatatgtcactctatatgcctggataggagtaaaagagaaagatgtccgcaatgtgttaacccaggtgacagcagtaagccctcagtactagtactgtcactggctgtcatggccaacctactgcgtttcgatactggtaaaatatcgaagtatcattcattatgttctttttgtatttaggttattaattatatacgaatatcaaaatatcaaaatgatgataattgatgaatatcaagatgatttttagtttaaagcaagaagataaaaatattttcagaaatatgtacctactctttttatataacaaaacgcaTCCATCAGTCAAGCGCCGTATAGCCATCATCTTCTATTTctgaattgatttttaataataatttactaaggtctaaatcagtttacgaccaaactagagttatgcgacgttgcagtcagcagtctggcaacgttgcattttgaagtaacaaaacatttaatattcattcaatttgtcgtgaagtcttcatgacttactactcatattatacctataagttaCCTAATTTCGTCACTCTGATTAAGTAGAAGTTTGGTGTGGCGGTCAAAGATACTGCTTTTTAGCTGCGATAACTTGAGCAGCAGACGAGGTTCGAATCTCACCGGGGAGACCTTGCTTTTTTGtgaatctttttttatttttttatttaatactttgtgtttgatttatttttattcattatatttgatgggaaaataagtactaatatttcatatctcaggtttgacatgtttttacaccccgaactaccaatattccatgttttatcaatctggaccaacacttagtatggtaatgaaaaaacttttcaaagaatttggtgaataaaattggcctattaatataattattgttttattccccaataatatacaatatctatcattttgacaactttagtctcattctgatcatagtgccgtctgactctgtcgtgctgaaattatgtagttgtttgtggtaaaacatttttatactactaaaaatgaaataatcagaaagtaatacttccgtcttagtgcgttatcacattatccgatccggtatcagatgtaggaccgatatcgatatccaatatatttaagccgctatctttgatttttgcctttaaaattcttccttcatccgatatcgcggataggataatgtgaaaacgcacttagagttgtaatattttacctagcatattttggttttactggaatgtacgttcaagataattcagaattatcgttaaaacttatgcaaaaaaaatcatacatacaacatacatacaatcacgcctgtatcccataaaggggtaggcagagcacatgaactactcaagtttcagtgccactcttggcaaaaagggattgaaagaaaacgaaaattgtgattGTGTGTGTGAATTGTGTGTGAAAATTGTgtgaaaattgtgaaaaaaaaatcaaaaactataaaattaaaataaaacacaaaaaaactgtTATCTTCACTTTGTGTCTCtccgccgggattcgaacccgtgatCTCTGGATTGAAAACCAAACCAACTACAACCGTGACCATAACGTGTCTTTACAATTGGCCCGAAATTcgccatcatctagctttcactAATGTGTCAGGCGTTTCGATGTTCCTGCTGAAAAGTAAATGCTTAAGTTAGTAAGTTGCACCTGTCAAatgattgaagagaaaaacgtgagacggatgtatgggatgacaagTCTGTACTGTATTGAAAAggtgcagggtgcaaagcgggtggagggggtaactAAAAGGATCACAGCCAGCGCTCACtatggccaaaattgacattcctgtcactgacttacgctgtcaaatccatattgcagtaaacattttcgagataaatttaatatgggcctagtaaaatttgttatggtgaattgtaataacaccaagaaaaatagcgactaaattctagctatttccaagactgtggtggaaacgaaaccaccgtttaagtgaataattgccgtaagaagaaaagtgtcatctAACCTCTGATTATTTAAAGTGCATAATCATTTGttacaagtattgaatttacggtgaatttataatgcaaactttattggaggtagaaaagccgatgtgggagccaatcccagttacgagtatgttccaaaatcatttgagTTGTTCCCTCATGTCTGCTcctgtgtacaaatcgaaacAGATTGACAAAAATGCGTAAACATCGAAGTTTCAATGGGATGAAGGAGCACGAAAACAAGAAAAGCAGAAGCAGGACATCCActaaaggcttatcacattttaaataaatttcctgagaacttatttcatcgcattgatgactatatatttgttgtgatatggtaaacctctaatattttcaagtaaatgaaacaagtttttgtaacgtatattataattaaaagttattatagctagtttctttttattttactataaaccctgtaccctgtccctgaatgatatacaatagtacctacagttagcctatgaaaatgacatatcaacaatttcaaaaaccaatgatttatttatactttattgcacataagttcaaatggtggaataatgtcttcaatctctagaaaattcccagctagaaccaatttcttgcctttatttattgaccgatatcgcatataaattatgtttaagtcgccatctttgattttcgcctttgaaatccttcctacatccgatatcgcggatcgggtataatgtgaaaacgcacttaaggttgtaatattttgcctattctggaatgtacgttcaaaataattaagaattatCGTGACGTGGAGTGAAGAAGCGTCGtaacaaaacaaagaaaaaaaaacctaaatatcTCGACTTATCATGCCGGTGGTGGACCAAATATTATAgactaaaatatttacttattagCCGGATCCACACTGGCCGCACGCCTTACGAGGAAAACGTCCGTGCTCATGCGCGTACGTTTGCCTCGCCTGAGCAAATTGGCTAGGCGCCATCATGCCTACCCTTggtcagctgttcaaaatagCTTTGCACATATTTATTTCCGTGGCACACAATGCGTGGTTTCCGCATTTTCTTTTGTACAAGGGTTAAAAAGGAAAATAAATCATTCATATTTCACGGCAATATATATGTGCTCTCGTGCAGAAGTTTAATGTTGCTTTTTAGTAATGATAAGTGTTTGTTCAGGGGTCAGAGTCGGCGCCATCGCCGCCGCCATCAAAGTACAAAGCCGAAGGAGCGAAGGCCGGCACGCGGTCGCCGGTGCCGCTGGAGCGGCTGCTGGAGGAGGGCGTGCCGGAGGACGAGGCCTCCGACGCCGCCGCCCTCGGCCTCACGCCCGACCAGGAGATCCTGGACCTGCGCCGCAAGCTGCTATCGCAGCAACAGAGGTCGGTGGCTTCTGGTTATAGCATGAAACATTGGACTAGATCGGACGATGCGCCGTCCGATACAGCAACCTTCAGTCTTACGCTGTGAACCTTTAAAAACCTCCGTGAACAGTCATATACACAGACCGGTGACGCATTTTACTTATAGTTTTATTAGGCGCAAGCTATTTTCGAcgaacaaacattttttttaatttaaccctttgtctgtgtctgtcaataaaaaaattactttgatatacatttttaaagtccaacgccttatgttaggatccttatcaaacacagatgaagggttaagtaggtaccaagcAGATAGTTATCTAATCAGCACGGATTTTTACGACCGAAGAATCGCAGAACGTACCGATTACTTTAACACACATAGAGATAAAGAGTTTCACAGAAGGTTTCGATTAGAAAAACACAGTGTcgcatttttattgaataaaatcaaacacaGATTGCAATAGGTACGTAAATCCCAATATCAGGTAAGTAAAGacgttttcaccacaccaactggtaaaggcttactttgctgatttcatttagtttgatgttttaggtatagtcagtattttgttcgtgttggtgtggtgagaaattttgtgtttctctACTACCTATATTTTGTGTTTCGcctgctcgggtatcaatattggcacgttcggttaaacaacaattttggccccttgtaaaacaaataactattgttttctGGAACCTACCATATtgaatataagtacctactcgtatgttTGTTATGAGTAGGTAAAATACAAACctactattttattttcagtGAAGCCTTGTCACCTATGAATCAATTACCATGCACACTACGATATTTTGCCACTGGAAGTCAACTTGTGACTTGCGGAGATTTCATTGGTGTGCACGAATCGACCGCATGTAGAACAATTCATAAAGTAACAGATGTCATAGAGATTAGCTTAATCAagttaaagttattaaataacGGTCTATCGTTgcaattataataaggccttaTGTAAGAACTTTCAGGGTGTAATTTCGATTTTCGATGCGCTTATTAAATCTAACATTCAATGGTAGATTTGGTAAGCTCATAGAGTATTACATTACAACGAGTAGTACTTGGaacattcaaataaaacaaatgtcaatcaaaacaaatattttttatttcaataataatttgaaatgacCTTCCCGAGCGGGGTTCAATGTCTCTATAGTTCGAGTTCCCACACGTTGGGGcgatacacggctatgcgcgccaacctgacgtcagaacggcgtgaggctttatagcaattgacaaagtgggacgttttcccgtgcacagtCACATATAGATCATATAGGTATGAAAGTTGGACGATTAGAGATTAATATTGCCTCATTTTTTCATTAAATACATATCTCCTCTTCATTTCCTCCATCTCCATTTCTCTATGTTTATcattatgtaagtattttttttttgcatcttCTGCCTCCATTTCTCTCAATGTCTGGTTATGTTCTGCTTGTTTTTGTTGCTCATCTAATTGACTCCTAACCAACTCCTTTTGCAGCTCCAGTAACTCAACTTTTTCTGCAGCAAGTAGTTTAAATTTGTCAGCTACAGTCTGTTTATTTTGAGCATCTGGTTTCCGTtttcctgaaataaataaatatatactatAGGACAAATAAATTAGGTAGCCTCACCTCCGGATCCATTAAGATTGACTAAGCTGGCCAGCTGGAGGTGATTCAATTAACGgccttattatttttaattaaaattttgataatattactaCTTTCATAAAGATAGGGTAATTCGCCAGTAACTGGCCACCTATTAATAACTAGCCACCTTTAGGTACGTCGCAAAAATGAATTCTGTTTATAAGTGAATAGAACTCATTTTAGTAAGAGGCGGCCAGTTATTGAAAGGGTGGCTAGTAGGCAAATCTAGTAACTGGCCATTTTTTGCTTATACTAAATTGAGTTCTCTTCATCTTTAAATAGGATTCATTTTAGTATTAAGCGGCCAGTAACTAAAATGTGGCTAGTTATTGAGTTTTTACTTAATATATACTAAAATGAATTTTGTTAACATATAAATAGAAATCATTTTTAGTGGCCAGTTACTAAAATTGGCCAGTTACTGAAGATTTACCCTACATTTGATTTCCTACAATCACATTAACTCTACTACTAGAGTACTAACTTTAGTgcctatatattatattataaagacAAACAATACTCACGAGTCAATAAATGGTGTGGCTTTTTCTTCAAATTCGCTCTGTCATTAGTAAAATATGTCTCATCCTGGCAATCAACTTGATCTGGATTCTCTTGAATAACCGGATCAGTTATTGTAGAAGCtgaaatacatattaatattttaatgttgTTTGAAATACTAtctaaaaatgaaaaattagTAATTTGCAAGCTaaccaattctaaattaaattCAAGATACTAACCACAATAATATTAGAGAAAAACAATACTCACAAGTCAATAAATTGtgtgtttttttcttagtatTTGTTTTGTCATTAGCAAAATATGTCTCGTTCTGGCAATCATAATTATCTTCAGTTTCTTGCATATAGGAATCCAATAATGTAGAATCTGAAATATTAGTATTGAAATGTTGTTTGAAATACCATCAACAATTCAAaccaaataattaaaattaatggaTTTGATTTGTATGTTTTATGTATAGAGTCAGATGCAGACATGGTAAGACTGGGCCGGAAGGATCCGGTTGCTTTCCATGGGCCTGGCTTGTGGGGCTTGCATAAAAACGCCACAAGCCAGGCCCGTGGGGATCTACACAAGTTGAGGCCCAGCTGGCAAACACAACCTCATCTATACTTGTAAGGACAGTTTTGCTCCAGGTAGCACAAAACCGAGGCGAGTGGCAAAGATTGGAGGAGGCTTACACCCAAAGAGTAGAGAAAGGCTAAGAAGAGATTCTTCTCTTCAGAGAGAAGTAAAATTTTACCTGATCTCATGTTCTGAAGTTCTATTGGTGGTACATTTTGGGTTGCCATAAGACTGCGGTCTCCGTCATAAATTGTGTAAACACCGGTTCAGCAAGGTCCATTACCGGTTCAGCAAGGACTTTGACTTTTTCCAAAACTGGATCATTTTCAATGATAGGTGGTGGCCCACCTCCTATTAAATAATCACACattaataatgataataaaatatttgtaattgGTCATTTATTGAGAGACAATTTATTGTAAGCCCTTTCATTCTGTGTTGTTCAATATGTatccaaataataatattaatagacttaaaagaaataaagagattaataataaaatagttttCAAGGCAGCTTGTGATGAAATGAGCTGTGACATCATTAGTACCTACTCCAGAAATGAAAGTCAGTGAGGCTCCTTTTTTCTGACTTGATTCCACAACATACCTACCTGTACCCATAATATTTCTTTTCAAATTTGTATCACTTTTTCTTGCTTCTTTCTTTAATGCTGCGAACACGAAGTTTCGCTAGCACCTGTATTTGCAGCAACTTTGCCCCAGTCACTACCATACTCTTCAAGGTTTAGCACCAAAGTGGCGCTATCCactgtaaacaaaaaaaaaaccgttttaaaTAGGCAATACAATATTACAACTCTAAATTTAATGCATCGTGATGCGACCCATTTTAAGTTGTTTAGCAACCGCGATAATAGGTAGTAGTAAGAGCTCACATAGTTAAATTTAGAGTTCATACCTGGAATACCCATCTTCTTGTCAGAGGCAGTCTTTTTTGCCTTTTTCTTCAGGTTTTTATACGTTTGCTGAAGGCTTTCTAACGTTCGACTAGAACCGGTCGTGGAAGAATTGTATTCCCTCATGACCTCTTGCCAAGCCTTTTGTTTAAGAAGGAGTTGTGCTCCGTCCGTTTTCTTATTTTCAATTACTTGTTTATGTTTTTCCACCGTActacacaaaagtagaaaatcaCTTTTTGTGAAGTTCGGAGCACGCACACGTGGCTTTTTATCGTTGTCCATTTTACGCTCTTCTTTCAAGACACAAACTGTGAAAACAGGCAGGAGTGCAACCGTTCGTCATCAGAGCTGATAAAAACAGTAAACAGTACACAGCGGCATCTCATGACACAAATATAATACGCCTAGACGAAATATCATGCCGTGTTGCTTTAAAGAAAGATAGTATTACGCCCCATGTTGTGGCGTAAAAGAGATAGACATACATTTCCATTCATCATTCGTTCTTTAATATTTGGCTGGTTTATAGAACGGATTGAAAAAGTAATAATGTTGCctgcttaaaataaaaaaactgtcgGGTTAGCTAACCCTAAGTTAGTTTTCAATGGTGCAACAAAAGATCGGGGTTAAAATTTTAACGAGTTAACCCCGGGTTTATTAACCcactatttatttagttaacCCCTTGTTccgtgcaagtggccctaatacTGTTAATTTATATTGATAGAGTGAAACACGTGACCGTGCTGCTTGCTGAGTCGGAGCGGGAGTGCGCGCGCATGGCGCAGCTCAGCGAGCTGCTGAAGGGCGAGCTGCGGCGCGTGCGCGGCGCCGCCGGCAACTCCGCGCACAACGCCGAGTACATGAAGAACGTCACGCTCAAGGTACCTAATACACAGTTTGTAGTCGTGGAGTGAAATACATGGTGCAGTAGGGCAAGCATATGAGATACTGTCGCTCACATCTTGTATGTGCTTGTCATGAGAAAGGTGATTATAGATGGCCCTCTTTTTTGTTAGCAAACGATGTGATTTGAAAGAGCACAGAGTTGGAGCAacttatacacggtgctcgtgagcattgcgagagattttaacagcatatttctgatcccattttaagactaaaattatgtcatatatatttttcggGATTTCGGCTAGTTTCAGAGTTACTACCAATTAAAACAAATCTTATTGTTACTTAACTTACTCAGTATAAAAGGTAATACTTACTTACTCAGTACAATTCTAAAAACAATTCGTATGCCTGAGTTATGCAGGTTAGCCCTGTGGGCCtcaaatagtaaaataatgatgtgtgtATCAATTTCCATACCAACGACTTCTGAGATTTATAAATCAATACATctgtattatatttttaataggaTTCGCTATTTTGGGTTTTTTAAATAAGAAGTTCAatattagcaaagaggatcgagttttatagagagttactgtcaaagtaaaatgtgtaatcacagtgcataaactgcaatctctcgacacaagcttaaaacttttgaacctcaattttgacaatttggccattattcttagcttgatatgtgttaaaatgtcaaatattaatattagcgccatctagccgagcgtcccccaaaggtgtgtaacgccatctaggtcaccgtacctttttctctctggttctgaggtacgtttttttcttagactttatctgtctatacagagttacatatgtctttgatattagcaaagacctatataacttcgtaaagaccgataaagtctaagaaaaaaacgtatataaacaaccctcaaatttgacagctcaggtttgtttacacttttttcaagtgccaaaagtacaaggaCTACAAGGTATAGTCTAAATCTAACTatactaaatagtaaaaaagtattttctcaaacatggtatgaaatattgatgttatgtgccttataattggcagcgaagtatgacgttgcaggtgcggctaggacgattgatagataatggaatttcatacaaaccttgcaggccaaggccggcaaagtcttcttttttaatttccaaacacagataattgtgacataacatccaggtatttagccaattaaaaaaaaactataagggcctttatagacgtgccgactgcaactggtacgggccctagacaatatttgattttgggtgcgttttcatacaaaaaaaaaattttttttttttttattttttttaaactttttgtatttttataagcgtatacgaggtatcaaaggggaacgaaaattcgattatttttgcgctacgacgcaccgtttaggagatacagccatccaaagttactattttcagttgACTTAATGTCCTGTGTCCCCTAGATGGGGCAGAGGGCATCCACAGTGCGTCGCCATCCCGAGCGGTTTTGAGCTTCGCGCTTTACTTCGCTCCAGGTCATCCCTATCGCCTTCGCTTCTGCAGTGATCGTCCGCCGCCAGGACTGCTTAGGGCGGGCACGTCTTCGCTTTCCTTGGGGATTCCAGTCTAGGGCTTGCCTCGGTATGTGGTCGGGGTCCCTTCGGAGCGTATGGCCAATCCAGTTCCATTTGCGGCGTTTGATCTGCTGGTTGATCGGAGTCTCACCGCAGCGTTCCCACAGAGCTGTGTTGGAGATTTTCTCGGGCCAGTATATTTCGAGAATGCGGCGAAGACAGCGGTTGACAAAGACCTGGATCCGTTGCGAGATGTCCTTAGTGACCTTCCACGTCTCACATCCGTACAGCAACACGGGTTTCACGTTGGACCGGAATATCTTGAGCTTAACTCTCCGAGTCAGTTTCCGCGATTGCCACATAGGACGGAGTCGTGCGAAGGTTGCTCTCGCCTTGGCGATCCTCGAAGCGATGTCCTCTTCGGTCCCTCCAGTTTCCGACACTACACTACCAAGGTACGTAAATTTGTGGACTGTCTCCACACCCTCTGTGCCGATGAGCAACGGTACCGAACTGGTTGCTCTGCACCTCATGTCTTGGGTCTTCCTGGTGTTGATTTTGAGTCCCGTCTCCAAAGCCTCTCGCCGTAGGTCGTCCAATTTGGCTTGCATGTCGGCGCGTGTGTGGCTCAATAGGCATAGATCAT
This genomic stretch from Leguminivora glycinivorella isolate SPB_JAAS2020 chromosome Z, LegGlyc_1.1, whole genome shotgun sequence harbors:
- the LOC125241001 gene encoding uncharacterized protein LOC125241001 isoform X1 — protein: MATQNVPPIELQNMRSDSTLLDSYMQETEDNYDCQNETYFANDKTNTKKKTHNLLTSSTITDPVIQENPDQVDCQDETYFTNDRANLKKKPHHLLTRKRKPDAQNKQTVADKFKLLAAEKVELLELQKELVRSQLDEQQKQAEHNQTLREMEAEDAKKKYLHNDKHREMEMEEMKRRYVFNEKMRQY
- the LOC125241001 gene encoding uncharacterized protein LOC125241001 isoform X2 — translated: MGTDSTLLDSYMQETEDNYDCQNETYFANDKTNTKKKTHNLLTSSTITDPVIQENPDQVDCQDETYFTNDRANLKKKPHHLLTRKRKPDAQNKQTVADKFKLLAAEKVELLELQKELVRSQLDEQQKQAEHNQTLREMEAEDAKKKYLHNDKHREMEMEEMKRRYVFNEKMRQY